A stretch of the Acanthopagrus latus isolate v.2019 chromosome 9, fAcaLat1.1, whole genome shotgun sequence genome encodes the following:
- the u2af1 gene encoding splicing factor U2AF 35 kDa subunit: protein MAEYLASIFGTEKDKVNCSFYFKIGACRHGDRCSRLHNKPTFSQTIALLNIYRNPQNSAQSADGLTCAISDMEMQEHYDEFFEEVFTEMEEKYGEVEEMNVCDNLGDHLVGNVYVKFRYEEDAEKAVMDLNNRWFNGQPIHAELSPVTDFREACCRQYEMGECTRGGFCNFMHLKPISRELRRELYGRRRKGRHRSRSRSRERRSRSRDRGRGGGRDHERRRSRDRERSGRF from the exons ATGGCAGAGTACCTGGCATCCATTTTTGGGACAGAGAAAGATAA gGTCAactgctctttttattttaaaattggTGCCTGCCGACATGGCGACCGCTGCTCCAGATTACACAATAAGCCGACATTCAGCCAG actaTTGCCCTCCTGAACATTTACCGGAACCCACAGAACAGTGCTCAATCTGCTGATGGGCTGACCT GTGCCATCAGTGACATGGAGATGCAGGAGCACTATGATGAGTTTTTTGAG GAAGTCTTCACAGAGATGGAAGAAAAGTATGGAGAAGTGGAGGAAATGAACGTATGTGACAACCTCGGGGACCACCTAGTAGGAAATGTGTATGTCAAG TTCCGTTACGAAGAGGATGCAGAGAAGGCCGTGATGGACCTGAATAACCGTTGGTTTAATGGACAGCCCATCCATGCTGAGCTCTCTCCTGTCACAGATTTCAGAGAAGCTTGCTGTCGCCAGTATGAAATGGG AGAATGCACTCGTGGTGGCTTCTGTAACTTCATGCATCTGAAGCCCATTTCGCGTGAACTGAGGAGAGAGCTCTATGGGCGTCGGAGGAAGGG CCGTCACAGGTCTCGGTCTCGATCGAGAGAGAGGCGATCTCGCTCTCGGGACAGAGGTCGAGGAGGTGGACGTGACCACGAGAGGCGTCGTTCCAGAGACAGAGAACGTTCCGGGAGATTCTGA